A region of the Tissierellales bacterium genome:
GGACGAAAATAAGGGACAAGCAGAAGTAATAATAGCAAAATTCACATATGACCAAAGTGAATAAATGGAATGAATAGAATTTCTGTATATTGCAATTTTATATAAAAAAAGTGAGTCAGTAAGGACTATCCCTACTGACTCACCTATTTTATGCGTTTTTTAACTCTTGTTTTTTATTGACTTTATATAAAAAGTATATTAATGTTCCTATTGCAGCTACAGCTCCTACTGGATAAGCAATACTTGAAGATAGTTTAAATCCTTCTGGTGCCATCATTATATAAGTAATACTTACACCTGTCATAAGTGTAGCTGGTGCACTTGCTATCCAATGAGATTTGTTGTTCTTAACTAAGAAGGCTGCTGAAGCCCACAATACTATCATGGCTAAGGTTTGGTTTGACCAAGCAAAGTATCTCCAGATAATATCAAAGTCTACCATTGTTAAAACAAATCCTATTGTAAATAGTGGTACAGCTATTAATAATCTATTTTTTATTGGTTCTTGATCATAATCTACCGCATCTGCTATTGTCAATCTTGCACTTCTATAAGCTGTATCTCCTGAAGTTATTGGTGCCGCTATTACTCCTAACAAAGCTAAAACACCACCTACCGGTCCTAGTAGAGATTTAGATATTGTATCTACTACACCCGATGGTCCACCACCTTCGGCTAGTGCTACTCCTAATTGAGGCACCCCACCGAAGAATGACATAGCCGCTGCTGCCCAAATCATGGCAATTATTCCTTCTGCAATCATTGCACCATAGAATACCCTTCTACCTTCTTTTTCATTATCCATACATCTAGACATCATTGGTGATTGAGTAGCATGGAATCCAGATATAGCTCCACAAGCAATAGTAAC
Encoded here:
- a CDS encoding carbon starvation CstA 5TM domain-containing protein, which produces VTIACGAISGFHATQSPMMSRCMDNEKEGRRVFYGAMIAEGIIAMIWAAAAMSFFGGVPQLGVALAEGGGPSGVVDTISKSLLGPVGGVLALLGVIAAPITSGDTAYRSARLTIADAVDYDQEPIKNRLLIAVPLFTIGFVLTMVDFDIIWRYFAWSNQTLAMIVLWASAAFLVKNNKSHWIASAPATLMTGVSITYIMMAPEGFKLSSSIAYPVGAVAAIGTLIYFLYKVNKKQELKNA